The following is a genomic window from Pseudomonas lurida.
TACCAGGCTACGCCGCAGGAAGTCGACGCCGCCGCCAGGGCGGCCGCGCAGGCCTATCCCGCCTACCGCGCCTTGAGTGCGTCGCGCCGCGCGCAGTTCCTGGACGCGGTGGCCGATGAACTGGACGCGCTGGGGGAAGATTTTGTCGAGCTGGTGTGCCGCGAAACCGCGCTGCCGGCTGCGCGCATCAAGGGCGAGCGTGGGCGCACCAGCGGCCAGATGCGCCTGTTCGCCACGGTGCTGCGTCGCGGTGATTTCTACGGCGCGCGCATCGATAAGGCGTTGCCTGACCGCCAGCCGCTGCCACGCCCGGATCTACGTCAATACCGCATCGGCCTGGGGCCGGTCGCGGTGTTTGGCGCGAGCAATTTCCCCCTGGCGTTTTCCACCGCGGGCGGTGACACCGCCGCCGCACTGGCAGCCGGCTGCCCGGTGGTGTTCAAGGCTCACAGCGGGCATATGGCGACGGCAGAACGCGTCGCCGATGCGATCATCCGGGCGGCCGAGGCCACCGAGATGCCGGCGGGTGTGTTCAATATGATTTTCGGCGGTGGCGTGGGTGAAGCACTGGTCAAGCACCCGGCCATCCAGGCCGTCGGCTTTACCGGTTCGCTCAAGGGCGGCCGTGCATTGTGCGACATGGCGGCGGCACGCCCGCAACCGATCCCGGTGTTCGCCGAGATGTCGAGCATCAACCCGGTGATCGTGCTGCCCCAGGCATTAACCGCACGGGCCGACACGGTGGCGCGCGACCTGACCGCCTCGGTGGTGCAGGGCTGCGGCCAGTTCTGCACCAACCCCGGGCTGGTCATCGGTATTGCTTCGCCTGCATTCACTGCGTTCACCCAACAGGTCGCGCAACTGATCGGCGACCAACCACCACAGACCATGCTTAACGCGGGCACCCTGGGCAGCTATGGCAAGGGCCTGGAAAAGCTCCTGGCGCACCCTGGCATCCAGCACCTGGCGGGGAGCAAACAGGCTGGCAATCAAGCGCAACCGCAGGTGTTCAAGGCCGATGTGCGCCTGTTGATCGAGGGCGATGAGGTGCTGCAGGAAGAAGTGTTCGGCCCCACCACGGTGTTTGTGGAAGCGGCCGACCAGGCACAGCTCAGCGCTGCCCTGCAAGGCCTGCACGGCCAACTCACGGCAACCCTCATTGGCGAACCGGCCGACCTGCAACAGTTCGCCGAACTCACGCCACTGCTGGAGCAGAAAGTGGGGCGCATCCTGCTCAACGGCTACCCGACCGGCGTGGAGGTCTGCGATTCGATGGTGCACGGCGGTCCCTACCCGGCGACCTCCGATGCCCGTGGCACCTCGGTCGGCACCTTGGCCATCGACCGTTTCCTGCGCCCGGTGTGCTTCCAGAATTACCCTGATAGCCTGCTACCCGACGCGTTGAAAAACGCCAACCCGTTGCGTATCCAGCGGCTGGTGGATGGCACGCCATCTCGCGACCCGCTGTAACGCGCACCTGAGAAGAATAAAAATCCAGGAGGCATCATGTCGTGTATCGCCGTTACCCCGCACCGTGCACAGTTGGGCGAAGGTCCGTTCTGGGATGCGCCCACCCAGGCACTGTATTGGGTGAATATCGCCGGCAAGCAGGCGCTGCGCCTGATGGGCGGGCAGTTGCAGGTGTGGCAGTTGCCGGAGCATGTCTCGGCGTTCATCCCGTGTGAACGCGGCGATGCCTTGGTGACCTTGAGCAGTGGCGTGTATCGCCTCGACCTGGTCACCGAGGCCCTGACCCTGCTGTGCGTGGCCGACCCACAAGCAGGCAACCGTGGCAACGAAGCACGCTGCGATGCCCAGGGCCGCCTGTGGCTGGGCACGATGCAGAACAACATTGGCGAGCAGGGTGAAGACCTGCCCATTACCCGACGTTCCGGCGGCCTGTTTCGCATCGATGCCGATGCGCAGGTCACGCCGTTGCTCAGCGGCCTGGGCATTCCCAACACCTTGCTGTGGAGTGATGACGGCCGCCAGGTGCATTTCGGCGACAGCCTGGACGGTACGCTGTACCGGCATGCTATCCAGCCAGGCGGCCAGCTCGACCCCGCGCAAACGTGGTTCGGCCCACACGAGCGTGGCGGGCCGGACGGCTCCGCCATGGACGTTGAAGGCTATATCTGGAACGCCCGCTGGGACGGCAGTTGCCTGTTGCGCCTGACACCCGAGGGCGAGGTGGACCGTATCGTCGAACTGCCCGTCAGCCGCCCCACTAGTTGCGTGTTTGGTGGCCCGAACCTCACCACCCTGTACATCACCAGTGCTGCCAGCCCCTTGGATCACCCCTTGGATGGCGCGGTACTGGCGATGGAAGTCGATGTCGCGGGAAAACCCTGTCATCGCTTCGCCGGCTAAACCCAAGACTTGAAAACAACAACAAGGAGTCACCCGTATGAATCGTCGTCGTCGTTTGCGTTCCCTGTGCTGTGCCGCCGTGGCGGTCTCGGCCATGAGCTTGAGTGGCCTGCTACTGGCCGCTGAGGAAGTGAAGATCGGTTTCCTGGTCAAGCAGGCTGAAGAGCCGTGGTTCCAGACCGAATGGGCATTTGCCGAAAAAGCCGGCAAGGAACATGGCTTTACTGTGATCAAGATCGCCGTGCCCGACGGTGAAAAAACCCTGTCGGCCATCGACAGCCTGGCCGCCAACGGCGCCAAGGGGTTTGTGATCTGCCCGCCGGATGTGTCACTCGGCCCGGCCATCGTCGCCAAGGCCAAGGCCAATGGCCTGAAAGTCATTGCCGTGGATGACCGTTTCGTCGATGCCAAGGGGGCCTTCATGGAAGACGTGCCGTACCTGGGCATGGCCGCCTTTGAAGTCGGCCAGAAGCAGGGCGCCGCGATGGCCGCCGAAGCGAAAAAACGCGGGTGGGACTGGAAGGACACCTACGCGGTGATCAACACGTTCAACGAACTCGATACCGGTAAGAAGCGCACCGACGGCTCCGTCAAATCCCTGGAAGAAGCCGGCATTCCCAAGGACCACATCCTGTTCACCGCCGCCAAGACCCTCGACGTACCCGGCAGCATGGACGCCACCAACTCCGCCCTGGTCAAGCTGCCCAGCGGCGCAAAAAACCTGATCATCGGCGGCATGAACGACAACACCGTGCTCGGCGGCGTACGCGCTACCGAAAGCGCCGGCTTCAAGGCCGCCAATGTGATCGGCATCGGCATCAATGGCACTGACGCCATCGGCGAACTTAAAAAGCCTAGCAGCGGCTTCTTCGGCTCGATGCTGCCTAGCCCGCATATCGAGGGCTACAACACCGCGTTGATGATGTTCGAGTGGGTCACCAAGGGCACCGAGCCTGCGAAGTACACGGCCATGGACGAAGTCACCCTGATCACCCGTGAGAACTTCCAGGCAGAACTGACCAAGATCGGGTTGTGGCAATGACCGCTGCCGTCCTTCGGTTTGACGGCATCGGCAAAACCTTTCCCGGGGTCAAGGCGCTGGATGGCATCAGCTTCAGCGCCCACCCAGGGCAAGTGCACGCCTTGATGGGCGAGAACGGCGCGGGCAAGTCGACGCTGTTGAAGATCCTCGGCGGCGCCTACATCCCCAGTACCGGCACGCTGCGGATCGGCGAGCAGACCATGGCCTTCAAGAACGCCGCCGACAGCATTGCCAGCGGCGTGGCGGTGATCCATCAGGAACTGCACCTGGTGCCGGAAATGACGGTGGCCGAGAACCTGTTCCTCGGGCACTTGCCGTCGCGTCTTGGCGTGGTCAACCGAAGCCTGCTGCGCCAGCAGGCACTGGCCTGCCTGAAGGGCCTGGCGGATGAAATCGATCCGGCAGAAAAACTCGGTCGCCTGTCGCTCGGCCAGCGCCAGCTGGTGGAAATCGCCAAGGCGTTGTCCCGTGGCGCCCAGGTAATCGCCTTTGACGAGCCCACCAGTAGCCTGTCTGCACGGGAGATCGACCGCTTGATGGCGATCATCACCCGCCTGCGCGACGAGGGCAAAGTGGTGCTCTACGTGTCCCACCGCATGGAGGAGGTGTTCCGCATCTGCAACGCCGTGACGGTGTTCAAGGACGGCCGCTACGTGCGTACGTTCGAGGACATGAGTGCGCTGACCCACGACCAGTTGGTGACGTGCATGGTGGGCCGCGATATCCAGGATATCTACGACTACCGCCCGCGTGAGCAGGGCGAAGTGGCGCTGAAGGTCACTGGCCTGCTGGGGCCCGGCCTGCGTGAGCCGATCAGTTTCTCGGTGCGCAAGGGCGAGATTCTGGGCCTGTTCGGACTGGTGGGCGCCGGGCGAACGGAGCTGTTTCGCCTGCTCAGTGGCCTGGAGCGCGCCAGCGCCGGGCAACTGGAACTCTGCGGCAAGCCCCTGCACTTGCAGTCACCTCGCGATGCCATCGCCGCTGGCGTGTTGTTGTGCCCGGAGGACCGCAAGAAAGAGGGCATCATTCCACTGTCCAGCGTCGCCGAGAACATCAATATCAGTGCACGTGGGGCCCATTCCACGTTCGGCTGGCTGCTGCGCGATGGCTGGGAAAAGGGCAACGCCGACCAGCAGATCAAGGCCATGAAGGTCAAGACGCCCAACGCGACGCAGAAGATCATGTACCTGTCGGGCGGCAATCAACAGAAGGCCATTCTCGGTCGTTGGCTGTCGATGCCGATGAAGGTGTTGCTGTTGGACGAACCGACCCGTGGCATCGATATCGGCGCCAAGGCCGAGATCTACCAGATCATTCATAACCTCGCGGCCCAGGGCATTGCCGTGATTGTGGTGTCCAGCGACCTGATGGAAGTGATGGGCATCTCCGACCGCATCCTGGTGCTGTGCGAAGGCGCAATGCGGGGTGAGCAAACTCGCGAACACGCCACTGAATCCAACCTGCTGCAACTGGCCCTGCCGCGCAGCCTGGCGAACTGAGAGACGATTATGACCACTCAACACAATGTGCTGCCCACCGCGCGCAAGCCCCTGGACCTGCGCGCACTGCTGGACAATTGGGCCATGCTATTGGCGGCCGTGAGTATCTTTTTGCTGTGCGCGTTGCTCATCGACAACTTCCTCTCACCGTTGAACATGCGCGGGCTGGGCCTGGCGATTTCCACCGTGGGCATCGCCGCCTGCACCATGCTGTTCTGCCTGGCGTCGGGGCATTTCGACCTGTCGGTGGGCTCGGTGATTGCCTGCGCCGGGGTGGTCGCGGCGATTGTGATGCGCGACACCGACAGCGTCATGCTGGGCATTGGCGCTGCGTTGCTGATGGGCCTGATGGTAGGGCTGATCAACGGCATCGTGATCGCCAAGCTACGGGTCAATGCGCTGATCACCACCTTGGCGACCATGCAGATCGTGCGTGGCCTGGCGTACATTTTTGCCAACGGCAAGGCCGTGGGCGTGTCCCAGGATCAGTTCTTTATCTTCGGCAACGGCCAACTGCTGGGCGTGCCGGTGCCGATCCTGATTACCGTCCTGTGCTTCCTGTTCTTCGGCTGGCTGCTCAACTACACCACGTATGGGCGCAACACCATGGCCATCGGCGGCAACCCGGAAGCGGCGTTGCTGGCAGGGGTGAATGTAGACCGCACCAAGATCCTGATCTTCGCCGTGCATGGGGTGATCGGCGCGTTGGCCGGGGTGATCCTGGCTTCGCGCATGACGTCCGGCCAGCCCATGATCGGCCAGGGCTTCGAGCTGACGGTGATCTCGGCGTGTGTGCTGGGCGGGGTGTCGTTGAGCGGCGGGGTAGGCATGATCCGCCACGTGATTGCCGGTGTACTGATCCTGGCGATCATCGAGAATGCGATGAACCTGAAGAACATCGACACGTTCTACCAGTACGTGATCCGGGGCTCGATCCTGCTGCTGGCCGTCGTCATCGACCGCATGAAACAACGCTGAACCGCTTGTCATGTGAGGCTCAAAATGGGGGAGGGGGCAAGCCCCCTCCCACAGTAAAGCGGTTTTAATCGGCGGTGAATTTGAAGACGGTGTTCTGGGTGTAAGTCTGCCCTGGGTTCAGGCGGGTCGAGGCAAACTTGGGTTGGTTGGGCGCATCCGGAAAATGCTGGGTCTCGAGTGTGAACCCACTCCAATGCTGATACGTCTTGCCAGCCTTGCCCTTCACCGAACCATCGAGGAAGTTACTGGTATAAAACTGTACCCCAGGCTCCGTGGTAAACAGCTGCAACCGCCGCCCGGACGCAGGGTCGTGCACCTCGGCCGCCAACTGCTTCACATCGCCTTTGGTATCCAGCGCCCAGTTGAAGTCGAACCCACCCTGTTTCGGTTCGGCGAATTTGAGCTGCGGGTGATCTTCCTTGATGTGCTGGCCGATCGGTGTGGGTTTCAGGAAGTCCATCGGCGTGCCCTTGACGGGCGCCAGTTCGCCGGTGGGAATCAGCGTCGCATTCACCGGTGTGTAATGGCTGGCATGCAAGGTCGCCACCTGCTTGAGGATGTCGCCATTCCCCGCGCCGGCCAGGTTGAAATAGCTGTGGTTAGTGAGGTTGAGCACCGTCGGTTTATCGGTGGTGGCGGTGTAGTCGATGTGCAATTCGTTGCGGTCATTGAGGCGGTAGGTGACTTCGGTCTTCAGGTTGCCCGGAAAGCCCATCTCGCCGTCCTTGGACAGGTAGCTCAGCTTCACGCCGACCGAGTCCTTGTCCTTGATCGACTCGGCCTTCCACACGTGTTTGTCGAAGCCTTGTGCGCCGCCATGCAGCGAATTGGGCCCGTCGTTGAGTGGCACCTGGTAGCGTTTGCCGTCGAGCTCGAAGGCACCGCCGGCCAGGCGATTGCCGAAGCGTCCGATGGTGGCGCCGAAAAACGCGGTGCCGCTTTGATAGCCTTGCACGTCATCGAAGCCCAGCACGACGTCTTCGACCTTGCCGTGTTTGTCCGGCACCGCCAGCGACTGCAACACACCGCCGTAGGTGATCACGGTGGCTTGCATGCCGTGGCTGTTACGCAAGATGTACTGTTCGACGGCGGTGCCGTCGTTGGTTTTGCCGAAAGGTTTGTGCTCGCTGCTGAGGCCTGCAGCCTGGGCGCCGCCACTGGCGATCAGCATGGACATCGCCAAGCCCGAGAGCAGGTATCGAGGGTGCTTCATGATCGAACTTCCTTTTGTTGTTTTGAGTGGAATAGTTCTACTAATGTGCGATATTTTGTCGATTGGACAGCGAATTTATAGCCTTTAACGCCATTTTTGCAAAATAAAATAAGACTAATTAAGTGAGGCACCTCTTATATGAACACTCGGCACGCGGTTTACCCCGACCTTGAAGGCAAGGCTGTCCTGATCTCGGGAGGCGCCTCGGGTATTGGCGAATTCATGGTGCGCGCCTTCGCCGCGCAGGGCGCCAAGGTCGGCTTTGTCGACCGCGCACAAAGCCAGGGCGAGCGCCTGGCGGCGCTGTTGAGTTCGCGGGGGCATACGGTGGAGTTCGTGAATTGCGACATCACGGATGAGATCGCCTACAAAGCCGCCATTGGACGTTTCGAACACTCCCTGGGGCCCATCACTGTGCTGGTGAACAACGCCGCCAATGATGTGCGCCACACCCTGGAAGAAGTCGACTCGGAGATGTTCGACCGGCTCATCTCCGTCAACCTGAAACACGCGTTCTTCGCCGCCAAGGCCGTGGTGCCAATGATGAAAAGTGCGGGCGGTGGGGCGATCATCAACCTCGGGTCGGTCGGCTGGATGATGGCCTCCGCCGGCTACCCGGTGTACGCCGCCAGCAAGGCCGCCGCCCACGGCATGACCCGCGCGCTCGCCCGGGAACTGGGGCCGAGCCGCATCCGTGTGAATACGCTGGTGCCGGGTTGGGTGATGACAGAAAAACAACTGGCGATGTGGGTCGACGATGCCGCGAAGGAATTGATCAGCCGCAGCCAGTGCCTGCCAGGCAGCGTGCTGCCGGAGCACATTGCCAATATGGCGTTGTTCCTGGCCTCTGATGCATCGGCGATGTGTTCGGCGCAGAACTTTATCGTGGATGGTGGGTGGGTCTGAGCCGGCCCCGTTGCGCCAGGCAACACTGACTCACGGTGGCAGAGAGCTTATGTGGGAGCGGGCTTGCCCGCTCCCACATAAGCCCGCTCTGGGTGGTTTATTCGATGGGGTAACGCTTGAACGCCGGGTGCTGTTCCAGCCGCTCTGCGTGGCGCTTGAGGTTGGGAAAGGCATCCGCCTTGACCACCGAGCCTACGGTGAACTGGCTGAACGACCAGGCCACCGCCGCAGTAATCGACGCCTGGGTCAGTGCTCCACTGTCAGCCAGTTGCTGGTCCAGCAGTGAATAGGCGGCCAGTAATTGGCCGCTGATGCGGTCGAGCCAGGGCGCATGCAGTTTCTCGGCGGGGCGCAGGTTGTGTTCGTAGACGATCTGTACGCTTTTCTCGCAGGCCGCCAGCGCCAGGCCAAGTACCTGCAGGTCCTGGGCGCGCGCGGCGGGCTGTTGCGCGAGCAGCTTCTTGTTATCCGGGGCGAGGGCTTCCAGGTAGTCGAGGATCAGGCTGGAGTCCATCAGCACCGTGCCATCGTCCAGCACCAGGGTCGGGGCCTTGACCACCGGGTTGATCTGGGCGAACTCGCTGAAGGCGCGGAACACCGACAGCGGTTCATGCACAAAGTCCACCCCGTACACGTCCAGGGAAATAGCCACGCGGCGTACGTAGGGCGAGTCCAGCATGCCGATCAGTTTCATGAAGCCTCCATTGCGCTCGAAGGGATGGCTCAAGAGAGTAAGGGCGCAGGATCGGCCTGCGCAATGGCCTCCCGAAGTTGTCGGTAGGCGACCACCAGTTGCTCCAGGCTGAACGCCAGGTTGCGTCCACTGGGGTTCGGTAGCACCCACACCGACGCGCCGCCCAGCCGCTGCGGCTGCAACCCCCACTCAATCTCGCGCTTACCGGACAGCGCGCTGTAGCCAGCCTTGCCGAGAAAGGCCACGAAACGGGGGGCATGGCGTTGGATTTTGTGTTCAAACGCTGCTGCCGCATCGGTGAACTCATGCCGTGCCAGCTCGCCAGCGCTTGCGGTGGGGCGCTCAACAACCGTCGTCAGGCCACAGTGACAGTGCAGCAACGTACGGCCGTCCTCAGGGCGGATTTCATCGGGTGTAAAGCCCGCCAGGTGCACGGTGCGCCAGAAGCGATTGCTGCGATTGGCAAAGTGCAGGCCCAGGGCGGCGGAGCCCTTGCCGGGGTTGATGCCGCAGAACACCACGTCCAGGTGGTCGGCCAGGATGTCGTCGAGGCGGTCGTTCATGTTGGATCTGCCTGCAAGTGGGTGAGCAGCCACGCCGTGAAACGGCGCGCCAGCGGGTCATGCTCGCTGTCGCGGTGGGTCAACAGTGCCCAACTCGGCCCGCGGATGGTCGCCTCTACCAAGGGCACGAGCAAGCCGTCTTCTTGCGCTTGGCGGCTCAACAACTGGCTGACCAGGCCAATCCCCAGCCCGCTGCACACCGCGTCGAGCAACAGGCCAGGGTCGGAAAAATTCAAGCCCTGGTCCTGCTGCCCCATATCGATGCCGGCTTCCACTGCCCAATGACTCCAGTCCATTTCCCGTTCCCCGTGCAGGGTGGTGCGTTGCGCCAAGGGCTGCTTCAACACCCGTGGATGACAGGCGGGAAACAGCCGGTCAGCGTGCAGCACCTTGAAGCTGCATTCGGCCTGGGAGCTGATGTCATCGCGCACCGCCAGGTCGATGGTCTGGCTGGTCATGTCGGGTACTTCGTCGGTGCTGAAGATCCACAGATCGACCTCCGGGTGCTGCAGGCGGAAATCCGCAAGCCGAGGCAGCAGCCAGTGGCGTGCGAAGGTCGGCGTCGTATTGAGCACCAGTTGATTGGGCTTGCGATATTGCCCCAGGCGCCGCACGCCCACCGCCAGTTGCTGCAACAGCGCCTGGGTGGTGCTGAGGAAGTCATGGCCGGCGTCGGTCAGGCTCACGCTGCGCCCGCTGCGGAAAAACAACGGCTGCTCGAGGTAGGACTCCAGGCTGCGGATCTGCTGGCTGATCGCCGATTGGGTCAGGTGCAGTTCTTCGGCAGCCTTGTGGAAACTGCCCAGCCGGGCGGCGGCTTCGAAGCCGCGCAGGGTGCCGAGTGGCGGCCAGTGCTTGAGCATGCTGATAAGTTCCTCTAATCAGATTTCTACAAAATCCATCGTTTGTCTGGTCCTTTGAGCGCCAATAGCATGTAAGCCAAGACGCCGTGGGCAGTTTTCGCTGAACACAATGGCTTAACTGAAGGGTGTTTGTCATGCAGCAGAGTGCAATGCAAAACAACGGTTGGTGGATGCCTGCGGAGTGGGCCCGACATGCGGCGACGTGGATGGCCTGGCCGCACAACCAGGCGTTATGGGAAACCACCTGGGGCGTGACCTTGGCGCAGGTGCAGCAGGATTTTGCGCGGGTGGCCAATGCGATTGCACGCTTTGAACCGGTGAAGATGATTGTGGATCCGTCGGCGGTGGTCGGCGCCAAGGCGCTGTGCGGGTCAGGCATCGAACTGATCGAGCACGCCGTCAACGACAGCTGGTGCCGCGACTCCGGCCCGACGTTCGTCTGCCATCCGCAACTGGGCACGGCCGGGGTGAGCTGGCGCTTCAACGCCTGGGGCGGCAAGTCGGCCCATGACCTCGATGAAAGCCTGGCTCGTCGCGTGCTCAACCACTTGGGGCTGGCGTGCTTCGGCACGCCCCTGAGCAATGAGGGCGGCGCGATCCATGTGGACGGCGAGGGCACGCTGATCACCACCGAATCGGTGCTGCTCAACCCCAACCGCAACCCCGGTGTGAGCAAGGCCGAGATGGAAGACATCTTCGCGCGCCTGCTGGGCATCAAGAAGACGATCTGGCTACCCGGCGACCCGGACTATGTGACCGGCGACATGACCGACGGCCATGTCGATGGCGTCTGCGCGTTCGCCCGTCCCGGGGTGCTGCTGGTCGATGCGACTCACGATCAACACTCGGTCTACGCCGAAGTCGTGCGCGAAAACCGCCGCGCCCTCGCACTGGCTACCGACGCCCAGGGCCGCCGCTTCGAGATGGTCGACTTGTATGAGGCCACCGATGCGGTGGACACCGAGGCCGAAGTGTTCTGCGCCTCCTACACCAACTTCTACATCGCCAATGGCGCAATCATCATGCCCGCCTATGGCATTGCCACCGATCAGGTGGCAGCCGAGGTCTTGGCCCAGGCTTTCCCCGGTCGCGAGATCGTGCCGGTGCAGATCAATCACCTGGCGCACGGCGGCGGCGGGGTGCATTGCATCACCCAGCAACAGCCTGCGTGGGTGAAGCCATGAGCCTCCTGACGGTTGCCGCCACACAGATGCCTTGCACCTGGGACCTGCCCGCCAACCTCGACCGTGCCGAGCAACTTGTGCGCGACGCGGCCGCGCAGGGCGCCCAGGTGATCCTGTTGCAGGAGCTGTTCGCCACACCGTATTTCTGCATCGAGCAACACCACAAGCACTTGGCGCTGGCCGAGGAATACCGGCACAGCCAGGTACTCAAGCGCTTCGCCGCCCTGGCCAGGGAGCTGGGCGTGGTACTGCCGCTCAGTTGGTTCGAAAAGGCCGGCAATGCCTTCTTCAATTCCCTCAGCGTGGCGGATGCCGATGGGCGCTTGCTCGGCGTCTATCGCAAGACGCACATCCCGAACGCCATCGGCTATCAGGAGAAAGAATATTTCAGCCCCGGCGATACCGGTTTTCGCGTATGGGACAGCGCATTCGGACGCCTCGGCGTGGGCATCTGCTGGGACCAGTGGTTTCCGGAAACCGCGCGCTGCCTGGCGTTGCAAGGCGCCGACGTACTGCTGTTTCCCACCGCCATCGGCTCGGAGCCCGGCTGCAACACCCTGGATTCCCGGGACCACTGGCAAATGACCATGCGCGGCCATGCGGCGGCGAATCTGCTGCCGGTGGTTGCCGCCAACCGCGTTGGCCACGAGGTGGCGACGACCGACCCGAGCCTGCACATGGGTTTCTATGGGTCGTCGTTCATCTGCAACCACAAGGGCAAGCTACTGGCCGAAGCGGATCGCGACGCCACCGGCGTGCTGGTGCACAGCCTGGACCTGTCTGCCATGCGTGAGGAGCGCCTGACCTGGGGCATCTTCCGTGATCGACGCCCGCAGATGTACGGCGCACTGCTGACGCTCGATGGTCGCCAGCCGAGGATGCCAGCATGAGGATCGTCCCCACGCTGCTCAGCTGCGCGCTGCTGAGCACTGCCGTCTGCGCGTCGGCCGATGACAAGACACTGAAGGTCTATAACTGGGCCGACTATTTCGCCGCCGACACCTTGTCCAGGTTCACCGCCGAGACCGGTATCCAGGTGATCTACGATGTGATGGACGGCAGTGAAACCCTGGAAGCCAAGATGATGGCTGGCGGCAGTGGTTACGACCTGATCTTCCCCGGCGACACCGTGGCCGAGCGCCTGATGCGCGCCGGCAGCCTGCAGGCCCTGGACCCCGCTAAGCTCAGCGCAATGGGCGATATCGAGCCGGGCCTGCAGAAGCTGCGCACCCACTATGTCAATTCGAACAACGCCACAGTGCCCTACACCTGGGGGACCATCGGCCTGACTTACAACACGCAACAGATCCAGCAGCGCCTGCCGAATGCGCCGGTCAACAGCCTCGACCTGCTGTTCAAACCGGAAAACGCGGCCAGGTTCGCCGATTGCGGCATCTCGCTGATCGACTCGCCGGACGAAGTGCTTGCGGTGGTGCTCAACTACCTGGGCCGTGACCCGCGCAGCGCCAAGCGCGAAGACCTGGCGGCGGCCAGCGAGCTGTTGCTCAAGCTGCGCCCGTTTATTCGCAAGTTCCAGTCGCAACCGGTGACCGATCTGGTCAATGGCAACCTGTGCCTGTCCCTCGGCTACAGCGGTGACATGACCCAGGCCCAGCGCGCCGCCGATGCGGCCGGCAAAGCGGTGACCTTCGGTTATCACATCCCCCGCGAAGGCACCACGGTGTGGATGGACACCATGGCCATCCCGATCGACGCCCAACACCCGGAATACGCCTACGCCTTCATCAACTTCGTGATGCGCCCGGAGAACATGGCGGCCAT
Proteins encoded in this region:
- the araH gene encoding L-arabinose ABC transporter permease AraH — translated: MTTQHNVLPTARKPLDLRALLDNWAMLLAAVSIFLLCALLIDNFLSPLNMRGLGLAISTVGIAACTMLFCLASGHFDLSVGSVIACAGVVAAIVMRDTDSVMLGIGAALLMGLMVGLINGIVIAKLRVNALITTLATMQIVRGLAYIFANGKAVGVSQDQFFIFGNGQLLGVPVPILITVLCFLFFGWLLNYTTYGRNTMAIGGNPEAALLAGVNVDRTKILIFAVHGVIGALAGVILASRMTSGQPMIGQGFELTVISACVLGGVSLSGGVGMIRHVIAGVLILAIIENAMNLKNIDTFYQYVIRGSILLLAVVIDRMKQR
- a CDS encoding aldehyde dehydrogenase (NADP(+)), with amino-acid sequence MTQYLGHNYIGGQRSANGSVTLQSVDATTGEALPQAFYQATPQEVDAAARAAAQAYPAYRALSASRRAQFLDAVADELDALGEDFVELVCRETALPAARIKGERGRTSGQMRLFATVLRRGDFYGARIDKALPDRQPLPRPDLRQYRIGLGPVAVFGASNFPLAFSTAGGDTAAALAAGCPVVFKAHSGHMATAERVADAIIRAAEATEMPAGVFNMIFGGGVGEALVKHPAIQAVGFTGSLKGGRALCDMAAARPQPIPVFAEMSSINPVIVLPQALTARADTVARDLTASVVQGCGQFCTNPGLVIGIASPAFTAFTQQVAQLIGDQPPQTMLNAGTLGSYGKGLEKLLAHPGIQHLAGSKQAGNQAQPQVFKADVRLLIEGDEVLQEEVFGPTTVFVEAADQAQLSAALQGLHGQLTATLIGEPADLQQFAELTPLLEQKVGRILLNGYPTGVEVCDSMVHGGPYPATSDARGTSVGTLAIDRFLRPVCFQNYPDSLLPDALKNANPLRIQRLVDGTPSRDPL
- a CDS encoding SMP-30/gluconolactonase/LRE family protein — encoded protein: MSCIAVTPHRAQLGEGPFWDAPTQALYWVNIAGKQALRLMGGQLQVWQLPEHVSAFIPCERGDALVTLSSGVYRLDLVTEALTLLCVADPQAGNRGNEARCDAQGRLWLGTMQNNIGEQGEDLPITRRSGGLFRIDADAQVTPLLSGLGIPNTLLWSDDGRQVHFGDSLDGTLYRHAIQPGGQLDPAQTWFGPHERGGPDGSAMDVEGYIWNARWDGSCLLRLTPEGEVDRIVELPVSRPTSCVFGGPNLTTLYITSAASPLDHPLDGAVLAMEVDVAGKPCHRFAG
- a CDS encoding substrate-binding domain-containing protein, translating into MNRRRRLRSLCCAAVAVSAMSLSGLLLAAEEVKIGFLVKQAEEPWFQTEWAFAEKAGKEHGFTVIKIAVPDGEKTLSAIDSLAANGAKGFVICPPDVSLGPAIVAKAKANGLKVIAVDDRFVDAKGAFMEDVPYLGMAAFEVGQKQGAAMAAEAKKRGWDWKDTYAVINTFNELDTGKKRTDGSVKSLEEAGIPKDHILFTAAKTLDVPGSMDATNSALVKLPSGAKNLIIGGMNDNTVLGGVRATESAGFKAANVIGIGINGTDAIGELKKPSSGFFGSMLPSPHIEGYNTALMMFEWVTKGTEPAKYTAMDEVTLITRENFQAELTKIGLWQ
- the araG gene encoding L-arabinose ABC transporter ATP-binding protein AraG: MTAAVLRFDGIGKTFPGVKALDGISFSAHPGQVHALMGENGAGKSTLLKILGGAYIPSTGTLRIGEQTMAFKNAADSIASGVAVIHQELHLVPEMTVAENLFLGHLPSRLGVVNRSLLRQQALACLKGLADEIDPAEKLGRLSLGQRQLVEIAKALSRGAQVIAFDEPTSSLSAREIDRLMAIITRLRDEGKVVLYVSHRMEEVFRICNAVTVFKDGRYVRTFEDMSALTHDQLVTCMVGRDIQDIYDYRPREQGEVALKVTGLLGPGLREPISFSVRKGEILGLFGLVGAGRTELFRLLSGLERASAGQLELCGKPLHLQSPRDAIAAGVLLCPEDRKKEGIIPLSSVAENINISARGAHSTFGWLLRDGWEKGNADQQIKAMKVKTPNATQKIMYLSGGNQQKAILGRWLSMPMKVLLLDEPTRGIDIGAKAEIYQIIHNLAAQGIAVIVVSSDLMEVMGISDRILVLCEGAMRGEQTREHATESNLLQLALPRSLAN
- a CDS encoding aldose epimerase family protein, which codes for MKHPRYLLSGLAMSMLIASGGAQAAGLSSEHKPFGKTNDGTAVEQYILRNSHGMQATVITYGGVLQSLAVPDKHGKVEDVVLGFDDVQGYQSGTAFFGATIGRFGNRLAGGAFELDGKRYQVPLNDGPNSLHGGAQGFDKHVWKAESIKDKDSVGVKLSYLSKDGEMGFPGNLKTEVTYRLNDRNELHIDYTATTDKPTVLNLTNHSYFNLAGAGNGDILKQVATLHASHYTPVNATLIPTGELAPVKGTPMDFLKPTPIGQHIKEDHPQLKFAEPKQGGFDFNWALDTKGDVKQLAAEVHDPASGRRLQLFTTEPGVQFYTSNFLDGSVKGKAGKTYQHWSGFTLETQHFPDAPNQPKFASTRLNPGQTYTQNTVFKFTAD